In a single window of the Larimichthys crocea isolate SSNF chromosome XVII, L_crocea_2.0, whole genome shotgun sequence genome:
- the hykk.2 gene encoding hydroxylysine kinase codes for MSVKHAKPNLNQSQVAEMVKRLFSLTASEMHSLPSYDDQNFYVAAVEGGEYVLKIMNSEDSKNPTLIEVQTYAMDFLDQNGLPAQKAIPNTAGQPISMEEIDCGYGCQTYLVRLLTYLPGITISKAPLTPQLLYETGKMAARMDTILQKLEHPNLSMLQRENFIWSLSYVPLLETYMNVLDGDPLQEVVKSVIHQYKTSVVPQRSSFRKCINHGDFNDLNVLVQRDESDSYRISGILDFGDMNSGYYIHELSISIMYMMMEHPKPIEVGGPIIAGWESVLPLNEAEKDCLYVLVLSRFCQSLVLARYSVTLHPENAEYLMISSKKGVHILPQLWELGKEQVEKVWFQSAAQFRDTHQMK; via the exons ATGTCAGTGAAGCATGCCAAGCCCAACCTCAACCAGTCTCAGGTGGCTGAGATGGTGAAGAGGCTCTTCAGCCTGACGGCATCAGAAATGCACTCACTGCCAAGCTACGATGACCAGAACTTCTATGTGGCGGCTGTTGAAGGTGGCGAGTACGTCCTTAAAATAATGAACTCAGAGGACAGTAAGAACCCCACCCTGATCGAGGTGCAGACCTATGCCATGGACTTTCTGGACCAGAATGGACTTCCTGCCCAAAAAGCTATTCCCAACACTGCAGGACAGCCTATCAGCATGGAAGAAATAG ATTGTGGCTATGGCTGTCAGACTTATTTGGTCCGGCTGTTGACTTATTTGCCTGGAATCACTATTTCCAAGGCTCCTTTAACACCACAGTTACTGTATGAAACCGGCAAGATGGCAGCCAGAATGGACACAATCCTACAAAAG ttgGAACACCCTAATCTTAGCATGCTGCAAAGAGAGAATTTCATATGGAGTCTGTCATACGTTCCCCTTCTGGAAACATACATGAATGTACTAGATGGAGATCCTCTTCAGGAGGTTGTTAAGTCTGTCATTCATCAGTACAAGACCTCTGTGGTCCCCCAACGCTCCAGTTTCCGCAAGT gcATTAACCATGGGGACTTCAATGACCTTAATGTGCTTGTGCAACGTGATGAGAGTGACAGCTATAGGATCTCTGGTATCCTAGACTTTGGGGACATGAACAGTGGCTATTACATCCATGAGCTATCTATCAGTATCATGTATATGATGATGGAACACCCTAAACCCATAGAAGTGGGTGGACCTATCATCGCAGGCTGGGAAAGTGTCCTTCCCCTCAATGAGGCAGAAAAGGATTGTCTCTATGTGCTGGTGCTGTCCCGCTTCTGCCAGTCTTTGGTTTTAGCTCGTTACTCTGTGACTCTGCATCCAGAAAATGCAGAGTATCTAATGATCTCATCCAAGAAGGGCGTCCACATTCTCCCTCAACTCTGGGAGCTTGGGAAGGAACAGGTGGAGAAGGTGTGGTTTCAGAGTGCTGCTCAATTCAGAGACACTCACCAAATgaaataa
- the LOC104927817 gene encoding hydroxylysine kinase, with translation MSVKHTKPNLNQSQVAEMVKRLFSLTPSEMRSLPSYDDQNFYVAAVEGGEYVLKIMNSEHSKNPTLIEVQTYAMAFLHQNGLPAQKAIPNTAGQSISMEEIDCGHGAQTYCVRLMTYVHGKTVAESPVTTQDVYHVGKLAATLDKTLEQLVSQNLDVLQSHDTPWSLSNIPLLEGYLSVMDGNPLQEVIKAVTEQYKLHVDPKISSFSKGIIHRDLSDQNIIVTPIANGHHEISGIIDFSLLMNGCYVFELAITIMYLMLENPNPLDVGGPLIAGWESIMPLSDDERDSLYLLVLGRLCQSLVYGQYYSRKYPDNKEYILTTARNGFQMLAKLWELGKEEVERKWFSDASTFSVNN, from the exons ATGTCAGTGAAGCATACCAAGCCCAACCTCAACCAGTCTCAGGTGGCTGAGATGGTGAAGAGGCTCTTCAGCCTGACACCATCAGAAATGCGCTCACTGCCAAGCTACGATGACCAGAACTTCTATGTGGCGGCTGTCGAAGGTGGCGAGTATGTCCTTAAAATAATGAACTCAGAACACAGTAAGAACCCCACCCTGATCGAGGTGCAGACCTATGCCATGGCCTTCCTGCACCAGAATGGACTTCCTGCCCAAAAAGCTATTCCCAACACTGCAGGACAGTCTATCAGCATGGAAGAAATAG ACTGTGGACATGGTGctcagacatactgtgtgaGGTTGATGACCTATGTCCATGGAAAAACCGTTGCCGAATCTCCAGTCACAACACAAGATGTTTATCATGTCGGCAAGTTGGCTGCCACCCTGGATAAGACTTTAGAACAA CTGGTATCTCAAAACCTTGATGTCTTGCAAAGCCACGATACACCTTGGAGTTTATCCAACATTCCTCTCCTGGAGGGCTACCTATCAGTGATGGATGGAAATCCCCTGCAGGAAGTAATCAAAGCAGTCACTGAACAGTATAAATTACATGTGGATCCCAAAATCAGCTCTTTCTCAAAAG GAATAATACACAGGGACTTAAGTGACCAGAACATCATTGTCACACCCATTGCCAATGGGCATCATGAGATATCAGGAATCATAGACTTTTCTTTGCTCATGAATGGATGCTATGTCTTTGAACTGGCAATAACAATCATGTACTTGATGTTGGAGAACCCTAATCCTTTGGATGTAGGTGGACCTCTGATAGCGGGCTGGGAGAGCATTATGCCACTTAGTGATGATGAAAGGGATTCCCTCTACCTACTGGTACTTGGTCGGTTGTGCCAGAGTTTGGTTTATGGGCAGTACTATTCCAGAAAATACCCAGACAACAAGGAATATATCCTGACAACAGCCAGAAATGGGTTTCAGATGCTTGCTAAACTCTGGGAACTGGGTAAGGAAGAAGTGGAAAGGAAGTGGTTTTCAGATGCCAGCACATTCTCAGTCAATAATTAA